ttgaaataaaaaaaaataaagattcATCTATAACAGCACCTATCATAAATTTTGATTCAATAAACAGTTACAAAAGCAATAGTAGCGAACAAATTAATACACATGATAACAATCTTAATATAGGGCAAGTAGAAGGATCATTTTGCGAAAAAAAGCATAGTATCGAACATTCAAGTGTTTCATCAAATTCATTACgtgataattttaatactaCTGCCAGTATTAGTGATactacaaataataaaaatgataatgacaatagtaataataaaacattaaatACTTTCCAAGAAGAcatttctttaaaaaaaaatgattcatttgaagaaaaaaaaaagcaagaCCAAGTTGACACAAAACACCAATacgaaaacaaaaataatattagatCGAACCACTTAAATACTGAATCAATACCTagcaatatatatcatgATTACTATGGATATAATTTCaaagaaatttttttaaaaagtaatatattGGAAAAATCTATTAGTttaataatagaaaaaagaCCAATACGATTATCATTAGTTGGACCAATAGAAAAAGATGATATCGATAACCCACGTACtactatattaaatatgtttaaacATTGCTTAATGGGAGATGAAAAattgcataaaaatattttattcattatattaacAACAGATCAACTGTTTGATAAtcataaagaaatatttttagaacTTTTTAGTATACTTAAATATGATTATAAAGATGTATACTTATCtaatataagaaaattaGTATCATCTGAAATCGTTTcactaaaaaataaaattcaatCCTATGATAATGAATATTCGATTCCTAATAAACTATCGaacataattaataataccCCACAAATAAGTGCATCTTATATTGATTTAGATAAATGtgcaaaatatttatattcaacTGGAAGTTTTGAAAGTTTATCAAATGAACTAATTTTTGacgataataaaaaaactcAAAACATACAAGAAAATTTACTACACCAAGATTCTACATCTAGCCAAGAAACTCATATCgacaaagaaaatatacattCCGTTGCACAAACCAAACAAAAAGATCAAATAGCACATTCACTAGAACAAGACAAGACCAATTCCAATACCATAacagaagaaaatattgttCAAAAAGAAAGTACAGACAAAGAAGAAGGGTATATtgaaacaaaatatgaaaagcCAGAGGAATATACATACAAAACATTAGACTCTTTGGCTGAAGAAAGGGAAATGATcgaaattaataaaatacaacaAATAAAGATTTTAGCATCTTCTAAATTATTAGAATTACACAAAACAAtcgaaaatatattactcTTATCAACTAAAAATCGCGAAAAACGAAAAGACGATATTAAAATCAAATtagaagaattaaaaaaaatcatgaATGTTTGTAAAAAGGATTGTGAAGTAATTCTTAATGAAACTGAAGATTCAAAATTacatttagaaaatatatatgtcaaAGAATTAAATGTAAGAAATgatcatattaaaaaaactcAAGAaagcataaataaaatcgaAAATGATATAGATGAAttgacaataaaaaaaaatgaactaTACAAAGAATATCAAATCATATGTAAAGaaattaatatgaaaaataaagaattatcAGAACAAATGTCAatattatctttatataaaaaagaattaaatgaaaCAGAACACAACTATTTAAATAAGTTATCCAATACtaataaatcaaaacaTATGAATCAAGAAAGAAAGTTGTATATATCTAACTTGGATATTATATCCgatgaaatattaaaagaatatgAAACATCAGATCATTTAGATACAGAAAATTTATTCTCAAAatcaaacaaaattaaaataccCATTATGCGTGTAGTTACAAAGCatctaaattatttaaaagacaaattgtttcttttagatttattgttaaaattttatcttaataaaattaatgaacaattaaaaaataaacaaaactCAGACATATCATTTtcagaaaataaagatactATTAATAATGAGCAAAATACTGAATGGAGTAAAAAAGAAAGCCTAGAAAGTGATCCTATTCAAAATACCAATAACACTGAAGAAAATAAGCCGGCGTTTGGTTCTCCTTTACATTATGATGAATAcgagagaaaaaaaaaaatgataaaatataaaaattgttattttaaaGTTATTGAACAAATTAGTAAAATATGGATTACTATACAAGAATTTtatgatttaaataaagaacaAATTGACCAACAACAAGACGAATTGAAACAATCTgctcattttatttataaacaaactgatgaaatatataattctatcaaaatatttataacgGAAAATAGTTCCCTTATGTCATCTATTTCGTGAACAAGAgaacatatgtatatatattactgtagatatttttcattttaccTTCTCTATAAATATGCCCATTATATagctattattttatattggacaattatttatagtgttaatttttctttttttatattatacacaCCTTTCAGATCACCTTTAGGCGCTTTTGcccttttcttttttttgtaaataatatttacacTACATTTTCCGTAACCCTTATTTTTAGTTTAACgcaaaaattgttttatctAAATTTCTATGTAGAATGATAGAACATTTGgagttaataaaataatgtgttttatttttatgatagatgaaaataaaaaatattaaaaaatacaatggaaaaaaaatcctgtataataaactttctttttatttaaaattccttttaaaattattcacTATATCCCGTCCAAAAACGAgctgatatatattttttatgataaaaatgttattgtATTACTTATACATACACATATCTATACATGTATTTTAATTACTCACTATCCAGTGTATGCCCAATTGTGTAACGTATATATTACACACAcgaatgtaaaaatatatacattttttaacgCTTTGATTTGCCCAACTTTTTACACCTCAAATTTCCATTTCATttgcaaaatatattaattttcataaaaataaggaaaaacaaattataataaattaatgatgacttataagaaaaaaataataataatacacataaataaaatatgaaagcatataaaaaatatatatttttttgtttatttttttacttatcTTTTTATTGTGATCTgttattccttttttttattcgtgttaaaaatatgcataatatatagcatataaaaagtaaaataacGTAGTAAATATAACATCAAAAAGGCAATGAGAgattgatataaaaaagaggaatatatataataaaaatatgtttttttcttaccAAATGCCACATAATTGCAAATACTGAGGGTTTACACAGTATTCACACTTAATAccatattcataaaaaaaaataataaaaatatactgaataataaatgtgcTTCAAATGGCATTTTAATACGTTGAAAAGGGTACACcatttataatatgaaaaagacGAACAAAACAGGAAATttatctttaaaaaataataatgataataacgctttaaataaatgccccaattattttaatataaataaaattaaagaattatataacTTCCAAAATGACCATGACTATGAAAAGATTTTTAATATCTCTGAAAAAAACACACTTGGGACAAGAAAAAGGAATAAAATCAGCGAAGGAAATgatatatcattatcaAAAAGTGGGAATAATATAGTAatccaaaataaaaaaatagatgaTGCTACAAAATCGGCTCGAATTACCAAAGGAAATCGAACAAATTCATCTGAAAACATTGCAAATGAATTTCCTCACTCTAACGAATTACAAGCATCTATGTCACAACAGACATTTACTAATTTCAACTGtccaaaaattaaaaaaagccAAAGTAAcaaggaaaataatttacaaacagttcataaaaataaaaaaattaaactaAACAATGTTTATGATGAATCatacttttttaacaaTTCGTTGGACAAGACACCAACGAAAAATATGaccaataataatattgatacACATgatcaaatttatataaaaagaaccagtaaaaaaaatatacaaagaaataaaaacaacGACTCAGCTACTAGTCCtaacaatatattaaacaaatatgaTTTCATTCGATATATATGTTCTCCTACTAAAATTGCATgcaatgataataatgaacaaaataaatgtaatatatcaaataaacaaaaagatGTAACtgatttacaaaaaatacaatattataataaaaaccgGAAAATAGCACACACTGAAAATGTCACTAATTCTGATTCTAATGCTCAAatcattaataataataataaaaataaaaatacaccttattatattcaaacCGAAAACAATATACCAAATAAATTGCCAGACCCAACAACATGctataacaaatataaaaatcatatGCCTATAGACTTGACTATTGATATTCCAAAAAATTCACTCGACGAAATTAACTCAGATATCGAATCCAAAACGcccacaaaaaaatatagcaaTACAGATCAAGATGATTTTCAGGATAGTAACAAGAGAACGCCGATAGATCTAAACAGTGCGGAATCCATAAATaggttaaaaaaaaacttttttataaacagcaaaaaatttttcataaatgaTTTCAAAATAGACGATACAAAGGATAAAGCTAAAAATACTGAGCAATCACAACCTCCTCATGATTGCAATAATATAGAAggaattaattataatagtgaaaatttaaaatatgttggAAAAGAAGATAATACAACTAATTCAAACGACAATAATGAACAAAATTGTGATGACGATAGCCACGATgaacaatattattttggttatgctaacaaatttaaacaaaacaagaaaaaaagttataatatttcaaaatctTTATATAGTTATTTAGATCTTTCCTATAATTGTTCTAAAGATGAAATCAAAAAAGCTTATAaagacaaaataaaaattcaccATCCTGACAAAGGAGGAGATATTAAACAATTCTTAGAAATCAAGTTGTCTtatgatattttaattgatgagaaaaaaagaaaaatgtatgataaatatggaaataCTATACTTGAATTATTGATGAGTGAAAACTTTAAcgattataatatatcatcagatgaaaaaaattgtgaaactgaaaaagatgatgaagaaaatgaagaaaaggGAGAAGATATTGATGATGAATCTTTAAGAATATACGATTTATTtgtacaaaaatataataatgtttcATACCTTCATAATCGTGGAAGtctaaaaattaatagcaaacaatataatcagtttcaaaaattagtttatcattttttcaataatcagcaaaattgcatatttaaaaatatattttatatatatcctaTTTATTCTAAAAATATGCCCCCATTTAGTAAAAGCGACGCATATAATagtaacaataaaaaaaagaaaaacaaaaaatatactaaTATCAATGATAGTAGAAATTCGACAAATAGTTTCGATGAATCTCATGCTGAATATGATAATGATTATGGAAGTATAAACAAATCCAGTGAGCACATCGAAGATAATAGTAAAGATGATTATACCCAATCAAACGATAGCTTATTTGAAAACTCATCGTATTCAGATATAGGAAAAGAAATTACGattaatgatataataaagaaaaaaaaacgtattaatatattcgaAGAATTAACCTCAcagtttaataaattttataatgatactattattcaaaaaacaaataattctGAACAGTTTATAGATACTTCGAAAAATTTACATCATAAAATACCACCCGATCATACAAATAAACCTTTTGAAACACAAAACAATGATGCTACTACTTTTATGAAAGACGATATATCAAAAGATGTAGACGGTACACACAACCCTAACGATGGATATGAAGACAAATAcaacttttttaaagatataCAAGTATCTCCTATTAAGTATAAAGTTATTAACGAAAGCACTGATAAGGATGCTGactgtttttataaatggtttgattttttttttaaaaatgataatacatccccacaaaaaaacatatacaCAAATCAAACCTCTTTATCCTCGAAAAATAAaccaaataaaacaaaatattttaacacACAAAAAGAAggtataatatttcaaaataataatccaTACCATTTGAACAACACTCATACAAATAAGCCTACGGAATATACCCCTTCTAAAAATAACCCTAATATCTTCCAATTTGTTAGTCAAAATAATCAATTTTCACCAGATGCTTACAAATATGAATACccttataattattcatgTAGCATTAATAAATGTGATAACACCAACTATCCAAATTcgaataaagaaaatgtaaATCCACATTcttatcataataattcacCAATAAATTCATACTGCCAATATATTTCTGATTACAAAAAcgaaaatttacaaaaaccaattttttatagtaaCCCTTGCTACAATAATATGTACCCAAAGGTGTCATCACCTAACTTATATACTCCAATAAAAATCAGTGATAAAAAAAGCACACAAAATTGTGATAATATTCCCATTACATATAGttgtgaaaaaaagaaagatgATATACTAATAAACattgaagaaaaatatggtTTCAATTtactcaaaaaaaatgaacaaaaGATTAAAGACATGACATatgattttaattatatttatgtaggGCATAAtgttaagaaaaaaaaaagatttcttctatttataaaagaagaaagtataaaaaatttcctaaaaatcaaattattGATTCATAAAATCAAAAACAAATCAAATTTAAAACACATATCACTATTTCAAAAAGAAATTGATAaaatcattaaaaatatagaatatatattattattcgtAACATGTAAAGATGAACTAATACCTTTAACTGATTTCTATTTGTTggataaaaatgtatattcaAAGGAGCATTATTGTATACCTTtacacataaaaaaaaatagcataATATTAAGACCAGCTTactttcatttaaaatgggttatatatactttacAATCATTTatcctttttaatttgttttttcaaaaaattaataaatatatgtgctcctttccattttttaattataaatataactattttaaaaattttataatttccgAGCAACAAACAGAACAAGATAGTATTCCAAATACATACATTTTCTTTCATAAtcatattatcaaaaataaacataaatatatcaaatatttCCCACACAAGGTAAGTCTAtatcttaaaaaattggaacCTATAACTCCATCAAATGTAAaacatatacaaattaatttatctcCCCTTTTTGTGTTGACgccttataaaaatttcgaTCTAACCGAGTATTGAGGTGGCAAAAAGAATTAAgacatatattatcaaaacaaaaataaatataacagAGAATAATTCATATGCATGCTAGcatcattaaaaatattcgaATTATTTATTCGCTGAACTTATCTTTTAAACCGAGTATCAgcttttgtatattttatgcaaaaaatagaataagTAATAACATGTGTTGCCCTAATGTAGTAGATCACTATTTACAAACCCTTTAGCAAATAGAAACAATAACAAATATTCCATATAGTATGATCCATactaaatattaataattcattaaCATAGTATATACTATTGTTGTcgcttttttataattatatttgttttacatgtagtaaaatatgtacCTTTAGTTAATATTGtttctaaaaatttttttaaacattttattattccctttttctctttatatttctatCCACCTGTTTATTAACAACATTGTTTATGTAGATTTATTATCTCctaatatatgttatacTGTAAATTTACTTGTATCCCCACGTTTGTAATCGATACgttgtatttttatgctttccatatgtataaatatatgcatacatatatataaccgAAAAACCCAAaactttcatttttatatctttttttaattcgaaATTTTTAGATATCTCTTTCCAATTAATCtcatgtatttttatgcatacaaaataaaaaacttcaatgtgaattttttattatttttgtcacTTCAACCTtactaaaataaaatgcaaAAAGATACACCCAATTTGTacacattttataattattatgatattgaaatttattcttttatatatatattggtgtgtgatatttttctcatatgcatataattatgtatcCCCCCCTTATACAGAACTATTGACCATGTAacttaattataaataatttattattatattacctatttatttatatataatatatttcaataataaacaaaatggaaaatactATATAATACAGCATTTCTTTAAAgttaaatttacaaaaaaaataaaatggcaACACGTATTTTCGCTATATGGAGAAGATATACGTATGCAttcaattaataaaaataaaaattaaaaaaatattaataatagacgaaatgtattttcttcacgtatttatattttcatacaAATATAGCATATAAGAATATCCACCAATTGcagaataatataaacaaaaattaaagaaaaaaatataaaatacatacgctgcaaaaaatatataacaaatatcatataaaataaaaacaattaataaacaaaaatataatacatataaccataaaattaataattaaaaaatataaatacaatataacaatttatgttataaaataaaatcaccaaaagtataaatatagaataaCATATTAATACATTAGTACAacaaatatgcaaaaagcgcgcatatatatatgcatgccCCATATTTGATCATAggaaaattttaaacaaaataaacaaatcttcaaaaaattatataaatatataatgaaaataaaactaattctttatttttgcatataaaaatattaaataaaattaatttattaatatctgttaaaaaaaatgagtcaattgaataataaaattttaaaggCAAAAGTCGAAGGTGTTAAAACTGACGATCtggatatatttaaaagttCATTAATACCATTCGATGCTACATTCGAAGAGTATAATCCAGAAGAGTaagtataaatttttatatgcattattatgtatgtttttatcagtctatattttatatgcatcacaataattacattttttttttatatcatatatgtCCACTTTTactatttcatttatttctttctaGGGAATCGATTATCGTCCAATTTAAAACAGCCGTTGAAAAACAGCATTTAGATCTTTTAGGAAACTACACTATTAAACCAATGTAagtaaatgcatatatatgtacccATATTTAAAGG
This Plasmodium chabaudi chabaudi strain AS genome assembly, chromosome: 12 DNA region includes the following protein-coding sequences:
- a CDS encoding conserved Plasmodium protein, unknown function (query 891-891;GPI_cleavage_site_score=0.11019999), with product MIGKFISQTYDKVKNNADKVRLHVSIQAIKAKEIFGSAKPTTVDDLEVLLNLELQQIDSAETLVETYKKWIYNLSQSEESGCIRYYKSVNRNNERNLLDGIRQNINRSFNSNSSFEIKKNKDSSITAPIINFDSINSYKSNSSEQINTHDNNLNIGQVEGSFCEKKHSIEHSSVSSNSLRDNFNTTASISDTTNNKNDNDNSNNKTLNTFQEDISLKKNDSFEEKKKQDQVDTKHQYENKNNIRSNHLNTESIPSNIYHDYYGYNFKEIFLKSNILEKSISLIIEKRPIRLSLVGPIEKDDIDNPRTTILNMFKHCLMGDEKLHKNILFIILTTDQLFDNHKEIFLELFSILKYDYKDVYLSNIRKLVSSEIVSLKNKIQSYDNEYSIPNKLSNIINNTPQISASYIDLDKCAKYLYSTGSFESLSNELIFDDNKKTQNIQENLLHQDSTSSQETHIDKENIHSVAQTKQKDQIAHSLEQDKTNSNTITEENIVQKESTDKEEGYIETKYEKPEEYTYKTLDSLAEEREMIEINKIQQIKILASSKLLELHKTIENILLLSTKNREKRKDDIKIKLEELKKIMNVCKKDCEVILNETEDSKLHLENIYVKELNVRNDHIKKTQESINKIENDIDELTIKKNELYKEYQIICKEINMKNKELSEQMSILSLYKKELNETEHNYLNKLSNTNKSKHMNQERKLYISNLDIISDEILKEYETSDHLDTENLFSKSNKIKIPIMRVVTKHLNYLKDKLFLLDLLLKFYLNKINEQLKNKQNSDISFSENKDTINNEQNTEWSKKESLESDPIQNTNNTEENKPAFGSPLHYDEYERKKKMIKYKNCYFKVIEQISKIWITIQEFYDLNKEQIDQQQDELKQSAHFIYKQTDEIYNSIKIFITENSSLMSSIS
- a CDS encoding DnaJ protein, putative (tmhmm; query 1-1302; ~;query 1202-1301; ~;query 1179-1201; ~;query 1-1178; ~pfam_scan;Pfam:PF00226.27; E()=1.1E-12;score=47.8;query 477-534;description=DnaJ;~iprscan;InterPro:IPR036869 : Chaperone J-domain superfamily;Superfamily:SSF46565; score=5.23E-20;query 475-548;description=Chaperone J-domain superfamily;~iprscan;InterPro:IPR001623 : Heat shock protein DnaJ, N-terminal;Prosite:PS50076; score=16.873;query 476-537;description=DnaJ domain;~iprscan;InterPro:IPR001623 : Heat shock protein DnaJ, N-terminal;PRINTS:PR00625; score=6.9E-8;query 509-529;description=DnaJ domain;~iprscan;InterPro:IPR001623 : Heat shock protein DnaJ, N-terminal;PRINTS:PR00625; score=6.9E-8;query 529-548;description=DnaJ domain;~iprscan;InterPro:IPR001623 : Heat shock protein DnaJ, N-terminal;PRINTS:PR00625; score=6.9E-8;query 478-496;description=DnaJ domain;~iprscan;InterPro:IPR001623 : Heat shock protein DnaJ, N-terminal;Pfam:PF00226; score=7.2E-13;query 477-534;description=DnaJ domain;~iprscan;InterPro:IPR001623 : Heat shock protein DnaJ, N-terminal;SMART:SM00271; score=3.5E-12;query 475-529;description=DnaJ domain), which codes for MKKTNKTGNLSLKNNNDNNALNKCPNYFNINKIKELYNFQNDHDYEKIFNISEKNTLGTRKRNKISEGNDISLSKSGNNIVIQNKKIDDATKSARITKGNRTNSSENIANEFPHSNELQASMSQQTFTNFNCPKIKKSQSNKENNLQTVHKNKKIKLNNVYDESYFFNNSLDKTPTKNMTNNNIDTHDQIYIKRTSKKNIQRNKNNDSATSPNNILNKYDFIRYICSPTKIACNDNNEQNKCNISNKQKDVTDLQKIQYYNKNRKIAHTENVTNSDSNAQIINNNNKNKNTPYYIQTENNIPNKLPDPTTCYNKYKNHMPIDLTIDIPKNSLDEINSDIESKTPTKKYSNTDQDDFQDSNKRTPIDLNSAESINRLKKNFFINSKKFFINDFKIDDTKDKAKNTEQSQPPHDCNNIEGINYNSENLKYVGKEDNTTNSNDNNEQNCDDDSHDEQYYFGYANKFKQNKKKSYNISKSLYSYLDLSYNCSKDEIKKAYKDKIKIHHPDKGGDIKQFLEIKLSYDILIDEKKRKMYDKYGNTILELLMSENFNDYNISSDEKNCETEKDDEENEEKGEDIDDESLRIYDLFVQKYNNVSYLHNRGSLKINSKQYNQFQKLVYHFFNNQQNCIFKNIFYIYPIYSKNMPPFSKSDAYNSNNKKKKNKKYTNINDSRNSTNSFDESHAEYDNDYGSINKSSEHIEDNSKDDYTQSNDSLFENSSYSDIGKEITINDIIKKKKRINIFEELTSQFNKFYNDTIIQKTNNSEQFIDTSKNLHHKIPPDHTNKPFETQNNDATTFMKDDISKDVDGTHNPNDGYEDKYNFFKDIQVSPIKYKVINESTDKDADCFYKWFDFFFKNDNTSPQKNIYTNQTSLSSKNKPNKTKYFNTQKEGIIFQNNNPYHLNNTHTNKPTEYTPSKNNPNIFQFVSQNNQFSPDAYKYEYPYNYSCSINKCDNTNYPNSNKENVNPHSYHNNSPINSYCQYISDYKNENLQKPIFYSNPCYNNMYPKVSSPNLYTPIKISDKKSTQNCDNIPITYSCEKKKDDILINIEEKYGFNLLKKNEQKIKDMTYDFNYIYVGHNVKKKKRFLLFIKEESIKNFLKIKLLIHKIKNKSNLKHISLFQKEIDKIIKNIEYILLFVTCKDELIPLTDFYLLDKNVYSKEHYCIPLHIKKNSIILRPAYFHLKWVIYTLQSFILFNLFFQKINKYMCSFPFFNYKYNYFKNFIISEQQTEQDSIPNTYIFFHNHIIKNKHKYIKYFPHKVSLYLKKLEPITPSNVKHIQINLSPLFVLTPYKNFDLTEY
- a CDS encoding conserved Plasmodium protein, unknown function (tmhmm; query 1-128; ~;query 1-108; ~;query 109-126; ~;query 127-127), with amino-acid sequence MSQLNNKILKAKVEGVKTDDLDIFKSSLIPFDATFEEYNPEEESIIVQFKTAVEKQHLDLLGNYTIKPITYEKHEDTDQQLRKRKSNLICDRIIVDEHDIIKFFMKTTIIIPVIFVLLSLLVLFSIF